In Streptomyces sp. NBC_00433, a single genomic region encodes these proteins:
- a CDS encoding glycoside hydrolase family 3 C-terminal domain-containing protein, translated as MTMITPGSVSAPQPAAAPAISDAEIDALVARLDLPARIRLLSGASTFRTWPEPAVGLRAMGVSDGPAGVRGEKWDERDTALVLPSATALAAAWDDDLVTALGGLLAAEARRKRIHVLLAPTLNLHRTPAAGRHFECYAEDPLLIGRTAAAYIRGVQAGGVAATAKHYVANDSETDRLTLDARVDERTLREVYMAPFEAAVRAGVWVVMSAYNRVNGITMSESPLLAEPLKGSWGFDGVVVSDWGAVRSTEGAALAPQDLAMPGPHPLWGEPLLAAVREGRVPREAVDEKVRRILRLAARVGALDGVRPPRAAPAPAPDAARRLLRRAVAAGCVLLRNQGGLLPLTPAPAPAGASTDPAPGGRTGGLPGADRNGAAAGPGAEGAAIGGDGGEGGANRPVRRLAVIGPNAAAARVQGGGSAGVFPEAVVSPLEGIGEALSGTGTEVVYAEGVNLATRPTPLHPGNSRDPRTGEPGVLVRYLAADGTEVCTEHRLSGRILEPGDAPELARTAATVEVSALVTPTTPGEWRFAVVGLGAVTLHADGEPLIDTHVAAESDDPTYVHVAPSFRTAVRKVTPGEPLHLVATRELAPEQGLAVALAADPPRPDEDQALAEAVACARGADAAVVVVGTTDEIESEGFDRASLALPGRQDELVAAVAAANPRTVVIVNSGGPVELPWRESAPAVLLCWFPGQEAGHGLADVLFGRAEPGGRLPTTWAAGADGAPLPATAPDAGVLHYAEGPYLGHRAWRRAGATPAYWFGHGLGYTTWEYESLRAEEDGALALVTVRNTGARTGREVVQVYLTTGADDHDDGSPRLAGYAAVHAAPGATAVAEVRIAPRAFQRWSPQRAGWIPRPAPYTLHAGPSAAHHPLSHLL; from the coding sequence ATGACCATGATCACCCCCGGGTCCGTGTCCGCCCCGCAGCCCGCCGCCGCGCCCGCGATCAGCGACGCGGAGATCGACGCCCTCGTCGCCCGGCTCGACCTGCCCGCCAGGATACGGCTGCTGTCCGGCGCGAGCACCTTCCGTACGTGGCCCGAACCCGCGGTCGGGCTGCGGGCGATGGGCGTGTCGGACGGCCCGGCCGGTGTACGCGGCGAGAAGTGGGACGAGCGCGACACCGCCCTCGTGCTGCCCTCCGCGACCGCGCTGGCCGCCGCCTGGGACGACGACCTGGTCACCGCACTCGGGGGGCTGCTCGCCGCGGAGGCCCGCCGCAAGCGGATCCACGTCCTGCTGGCCCCCACGCTCAATCTGCACCGCACCCCCGCCGCGGGCCGGCACTTCGAGTGCTACGCGGAGGACCCGCTGCTCATCGGGCGCACCGCGGCCGCCTACATCCGCGGCGTCCAGGCCGGCGGGGTCGCCGCCACCGCCAAGCACTACGTCGCCAACGACTCGGAGACCGACCGCCTCACGCTTGACGCCCGCGTCGACGAACGCACCCTGCGCGAGGTCTACATGGCGCCCTTCGAGGCCGCGGTGCGGGCCGGGGTGTGGGTGGTGATGTCCGCCTACAACCGGGTCAACGGCATCACCATGTCGGAAAGCCCGCTGCTGGCCGAGCCGTTGAAGGGCTCCTGGGGCTTCGACGGCGTCGTGGTCTCCGACTGGGGGGCGGTCCGCAGCACCGAGGGCGCGGCGCTGGCGCCGCAGGACCTGGCGATGCCGGGGCCCCACCCGCTGTGGGGCGAGCCGCTGCTCGCGGCGGTGCGCGAGGGACGGGTGCCGCGGGAGGCGGTCGACGAGAAGGTGCGGCGCATCCTGCGGCTGGCCGCCAGGGTCGGCGCGCTGGACGGCGTCCGGCCGCCCAGGGCCGCCCCCGCGCCCGCCCCGGACGCCGCCCGCCGGCTGCTGCGGCGCGCGGTGGCGGCCGGCTGCGTCCTGCTGCGCAACCAGGGCGGCCTGCTCCCGCTGACCCCCGCGCCGGCCCCCGCCGGCGCGTCGACGGACCCCGCGCCGGGCGGCAGGACCGGGGGGCTGCCCGGCGCGGACAGGAACGGAGCGGCGGCGGGCCCCGGCGCCGAAGGCGCGGCGATCGGCGGCGACGGGGGCGAGGGCGGCGCGAACCGGCCGGTCAGGCGGCTCGCCGTGATCGGGCCGAACGCGGCCGCCGCGCGGGTGCAAGGCGGCGGCAGCGCCGGGGTCTTCCCCGAGGCGGTCGTCTCGCCGCTCGAAGGCATCGGGGAAGCGCTCTCCGGCACCGGAACCGAGGTCGTGTACGCGGAGGGCGTCAACCTCGCCACCCGCCCGACCCCCCTGCACCCCGGCAACTCCCGCGACCCGCGCACCGGCGAACCCGGTGTGCTGGTCCGCTACCTCGCCGCCGACGGCACCGAGGTCTGCACGGAGCACCGGCTCAGCGGGCGCATCCTGGAGCCCGGCGACGCGCCAGAACTCGCCCGTACCGCCGCCACCGTCGAGGTCAGCGCCCTGGTCACCCCCACCACACCGGGGGAGTGGCGCTTCGCCGTGGTCGGCCTCGGCGCGGTCACCCTGCACGCGGACGGCGAACCGCTCATCGACACGCATGTGGCCGCCGAGTCGGACGACCCGACCTATGTGCACGTCGCCCCGTCCTTCCGTACCGCCGTCCGCAAGGTCACCCCCGGCGAGCCGCTGCACCTGGTCGCCACCCGGGAGCTGGCGCCGGAGCAGGGCCTCGCCGTCGCGCTGGCAGCCGACCCGCCCCGCCCCGACGAGGACCAGGCGCTCGCCGAAGCCGTCGCGTGCGCGCGCGGCGCCGACGCCGCGGTCGTGGTGGTCGGCACCACCGACGAGATCGAGAGCGAGGGCTTCGACCGCGCCTCGCTGGCGCTGCCCGGCCGCCAGGACGAACTGGTCGCCGCGGTGGCCGCGGCCAACCCGCGCACCGTCGTGATCGTCAACTCCGGCGGCCCGGTCGAACTGCCCTGGCGGGAGAGCGCTCCCGCGGTGCTGCTGTGCTGGTTCCCCGGCCAGGAGGCCGGACACGGCCTGGCCGACGTGCTGTTCGGCCGCGCGGAGCCGGGCGGCCGGCTCCCCACCACCTGGGCCGCGGGCGCCGACGGCGCCCCGCTGCCGGCCACCGCTCCTGACGCCGGGGTGCTGCACTACGCGGAGGGCCCCTACCTCGGCCACCGCGCCTGGCGCCGGGCGGGCGCGACGCCCGCGTACTGGTTCGGCCACGGACTGGGCTACACGACGTGGGAGTACGAGTCGCTGCGGGCCGAGGAGGACGGCGCCCTGGCCCTCGTGACGGTACGCAACACCGGCGCGCGGACCGGGCGCGAGGTCGTGCAGGTGTACCTGACCACCGGCGCCGACGACCACGACGACGGCAGCCCGCGCCTGGCCGGCTACGCCGCCGTCCACGCGGCCCCAGGCGCCACGGCGGTCGCCGAGGTCAGGATCGCCCCGCGCGCCTTCCAGCGCTGGTCCCCCCAGCGGGCCGGCTGGATCCCCCGCCCCGCCCCGTACACCCTCCACGCCGGCCCCTCCGCCGCCCACCACCCCCTCTCCCACCTGCTGTAG
- a CDS encoding VWA domain-containing protein, with protein MTGETGDVEALSYDNRRQVMYWRLLARLFDHEEQPALESASLAVVEAIGLPPALLDPQATVDSVVQRHPELAAEFDGLMAQPRSQPDPAPDGDARDRAAEVRRAALVSKVLLNVFATGSGTVTAGQLSRWQSDAGWLERALGCSPGDLRGGRRAGGAGSGPGGGVSPYGSGGGGTAPDLSRLIPAIGPELGAIEADLVKRMQLREVLADPRLASQLTPSMSLIEQLLRDKDNLSGVALANAKALIRRFVDEVAEVLRTQVEKATVGAVDRSIPPKRVFRNLDLDRTIWKNLTNWSPEEERLYVDRLYYRHTARRTTPQRLIVVVDQSGSMVDSMVNCTILASIFAGLPKVDVHLIAYDTQALDLTPWVHDPFETLLRTNLGGGTDGTVAMALAQPKIAEPRNTVVVWISDFYEWRTEPLFESMAAVHRSGAKFIPVGSVTSSGRGSVNPWFRERFKDLGTPVLSGHIRKLVHELKTFLA; from the coding sequence ATGACGGGGGAGACGGGCGACGTCGAGGCGCTCTCCTACGACAACCGGCGCCAGGTCATGTACTGGCGGCTGCTGGCCCGGCTCTTCGACCATGAGGAGCAGCCGGCGCTGGAGTCGGCGAGCCTGGCCGTGGTCGAGGCCATCGGCCTGCCGCCCGCGCTGCTCGACCCGCAGGCGACGGTCGACTCCGTCGTGCAGCGCCACCCGGAACTGGCCGCCGAATTCGACGGATTGATGGCGCAGCCCCGGTCGCAGCCGGACCCCGCGCCGGACGGCGACGCGCGGGACCGCGCCGCCGAGGTGCGTCGGGCCGCCCTGGTCTCGAAGGTGCTGCTCAACGTCTTCGCGACCGGCAGCGGCACGGTCACCGCCGGCCAGCTGTCCCGCTGGCAGTCCGACGCCGGCTGGCTGGAGCGCGCGCTGGGCTGCTCACCGGGCGACCTGCGCGGCGGCCGCCGCGCGGGCGGCGCCGGGAGCGGCCCCGGCGGCGGCGTCAGCCCGTACGGCTCGGGCGGCGGCGGCACCGCTCCGGACCTGAGCCGGCTGATCCCGGCGATCGGGCCGGAGCTGGGCGCCATCGAGGCCGACCTGGTCAAGCGGATGCAGCTGCGCGAAGTCCTCGCCGACCCCCGGCTGGCCTCGCAGCTCACCCCGAGCATGTCGCTGATCGAGCAGTTGCTGCGCGACAAGGACAACCTGTCGGGCGTCGCGCTGGCCAATGCCAAGGCGCTGATCCGCCGCTTCGTGGACGAGGTCGCCGAAGTCCTGCGCACCCAGGTGGAGAAGGCCACCGTCGGCGCGGTCGACCGCTCGATCCCGCCGAAGCGCGTCTTCCGCAACCTCGACCTGGACCGCACGATCTGGAAGAACCTCACCAACTGGAGCCCGGAGGAGGAGCGGCTCTACGTCGACCGCCTCTACTACCGCCACACCGCGCGCCGGACGACACCGCAGCGGCTGATCGTGGTGGTCGACCAGTCGGGCTCGATGGTCGACTCGATGGTCAACTGCACCATCCTGGCGTCGATCTTCGCCGGGCTGCCCAAGGTCGACGTGCACCTGATCGCGTACGACACGCAGGCACTCGACCTCACCCCGTGGGTGCACGACCCGTTCGAGACGCTGCTGCGCACCAACCTCGGCGGCGGCACCGACGGCACCGTGGCCATGGCGCTGGCCCAGCCGAAGATCGCCGAGCCGCGCAACACCGTCGTGGTGTGGATCTCCGACTTCTACGAATGGCGGACGGAACCGCTGTTCGAGAGCATGGCCGCCGTCCACCGCTCGGGCGCGAAGTTCATCCCCGTCGGCTCGGTGACCAGCTCAGGCCGCGGCAGCGTCAACCCGTGGTTCCGGGAGCGCTTCAAGGACCTCGGCACACCGGTGCTCTCCGGCCACATCCGCAAGCTCGTCCACGAACTCAAGACCTTCCTGGCTTAG
- a CDS encoding AAA family ATPase, with product MSDLLRAPAEIKYAEELDWLESVDDGPKPFTWRLSPKMVRLFVLGSERSDGLDRQIAPKWFGDRSFVERSIVTLASDRGLLLIGDPGTGKSWLAELLSAAICRNSTLVVQGTAGTTEDHIKYSWNVSMVIAKGQSRQSMIPSPIMTAMEAGAIGRFEELTRSTSDVQDALISILSEKYISVPELDNDGGDSIVFAKPGFSIIATANSRDRGVNDLSSALKRRFNFVRIPVVTDKKSEAEIVRFRTEELLRRHRIELDVPPTLLDVLLQSFADLRTSAAAAGSDDEKLESALSTAEQIGVLEDAILHSNFFGERALTAHTLASSLVGSLARREPEDLAILNKYLHGVVEPRSREVGGSWPEFLEGGRDAIATLS from the coding sequence ATGTCCGACCTGTTGCGCGCCCCCGCGGAGATCAAGTACGCCGAGGAGCTGGACTGGCTGGAGTCGGTCGACGACGGCCCCAAGCCCTTCACCTGGCGGCTCTCGCCGAAGATGGTCCGGCTGTTCGTGCTGGGCTCCGAGCGCTCCGACGGCCTCGACCGGCAGATCGCCCCGAAGTGGTTCGGCGACCGCAGCTTCGTGGAGCGCTCCATCGTCACCCTGGCCTCCGACCGCGGACTGCTGCTGATCGGCGACCCCGGCACCGGCAAGAGCTGGCTGGCGGAGCTGCTGTCCGCCGCGATATGCCGCAATTCCACGCTGGTGGTGCAGGGCACCGCCGGCACCACCGAGGACCACATCAAATACTCGTGGAATGTGTCCATGGTCATCGCCAAGGGCCAGTCGCGGCAGTCGATGATCCCCTCGCCGATCATGACCGCGATGGAGGCCGGCGCGATCGGCCGCTTCGAGGAGCTGACCCGCTCCACCAGCGACGTCCAGGACGCGCTGATCTCGATCCTGTCCGAGAAGTACATCTCGGTGCCCGAGCTGGACAACGACGGCGGTGACAGCATCGTCTTCGCCAAGCCCGGCTTCTCGATCATCGCCACCGCCAACAGCCGCGACCGCGGCGTCAACGACCTGTCGTCCGCGCTGAAGCGCCGCTTCAACTTCGTCCGCATCCCGGTGGTGACCGACAAGAAGAGCGAGGCGGAGATCGTCCGCTTCCGCACCGAGGAGCTGCTGCGCCGGCACCGGATCGAGCTGGACGTACCGCCGACGCTGCTCGACGTGCTGCTGCAGAGCTTCGCCGACCTGCGCACCTCGGCGGCCGCCGCGGGCAGCGACGACGAGAAGCTGGAGTCCGCGCTGTCCACCGCCGAGCAGATCGGCGTCCTGGAGGACGCCATCCTGCACAGCAACTTCTTCGGCGAGCGGGCCCTGACCGCCCACACCCTCGCCTCCTCGCTCGTCGGATCGCTGGCCCGGCGCGAACCGGAGGACCTGGCGATACTGAACAAGTACCTGCACGGTGTCGTGGAGCCGCGCAGCAGGGAAGTGGGCGGCTCCTGGCCGGAGTTCCTCGAAGGCGGCCGCGACGCGATCGCCACCCTGTCGTGA
- a CDS encoding DUF5682 family protein, translating into MTAATRAQPAQEQGQGTSFDALRAQLQQAAADFADGPDALEGILRGIVDDVDRAVREPLEIFPVCHHSPASAVAMARRLREKQPKTVYLELCEDMAPLLSELRNCRLPVAVQAFASEVDGFPPDWAPLSVVAPLTEASAEYQAIAYALDTPGVDLVLVDRSSDHVFQWQDRGGRAAAPADPDAAPGTAPAEEEAALHGDAVGVEIGDLRPRFAELEEHLLRHGRVRHWSEWWHQYVELPLGDSDHDTYRQVMLLIGSLFRRLAPGDAERVTVDEDRERYMWTRMREHLAASGTDPADCLYVCGAFHAASRVAEFGVHGTGTFAITPRSASTWQYGLIPSSHTAIEAQFGLAAGSVSIAATQWAKNLKRTRVRPFRLAGQAGAGKTAGSGRARQPAVPAVPAATDGAMADRLTGFLQRPPVLDQLDEAELLGWSVDIVRAARRAGYLASTADAIAVFETSILLAGMRDRARPTPYDFQDAAVTCIEKDAVPGRRDVRRLVEIMMGGDRIGQVGYDALPPLARDVHDRLAPLGLRLQQRGVQRALLDMAGRPELSHCSDVLWMLRYLMPPGTARPIMGERRLGERPVQESWDVALGTHQRALIELGYEGVSIEQVLEQRLRRTAYGPQATTAEVLRAVEDATLYLRSRRLSDELGQHALAVLATERGVDGAPEVLRRIRRLLAYYRTSEPVLPAWIESFVTTGYAHYCTLLPTAFTDEDATVGQVAAMLGFLFSMEGLALSLGCDRTQLELAFAQSHPREPARVALLWAAQVQLGQLTRADLRTRCDELLGNPLVIPAYPRYLSGFLHALEPAPQMADFVVELVSNAFGRLPDPVLLPWLPTLIGTLRAGGAELAPLLIREAGRIFPGRLAELDAWVPPWLAGDPAAGLPKARTGGGGAVLLAAHPAACDALAELLGCEGTWSAADAGPGAVLLGRHPDTATALEALLTG; encoded by the coding sequence GTGACCGCCGCCACCCGGGCGCAGCCCGCGCAGGAGCAGGGGCAGGGGACGTCGTTCGACGCGCTGCGCGCCCAACTCCAGCAGGCCGCGGCCGACTTCGCCGACGGACCGGACGCGCTGGAAGGCATCCTGCGCGGCATCGTGGACGACGTCGACCGGGCAGTGCGCGAACCGCTGGAGATCTTCCCGGTCTGCCACCACTCGCCGGCCTCGGCCGTCGCCATGGCCCGCAGGCTGCGCGAGAAGCAGCCGAAGACCGTCTACCTGGAGTTGTGCGAGGACATGGCCCCGCTGCTGTCCGAACTGCGCAACTGCCGGCTGCCGGTGGCGGTGCAGGCCTTCGCCAGCGAGGTCGACGGCTTCCCGCCCGACTGGGCGCCGCTGTCGGTCGTCGCGCCCCTCACCGAGGCGTCGGCCGAATACCAGGCGATCGCCTACGCGCTGGACACCCCCGGCGTCGACCTCGTCCTGGTCGACCGGTCCAGCGACCACGTCTTCCAGTGGCAGGACCGGGGCGGCAGGGCCGCTGCGCCCGCCGACCCCGACGCGGCACCCGGGACGGCGCCCGCCGAGGAGGAGGCCGCGCTGCACGGCGACGCGGTCGGCGTGGAGATCGGCGACCTGCGGCCGCGCTTCGCCGAGCTGGAGGAGCACCTGCTGCGCCACGGCCGGGTGCGGCACTGGTCGGAATGGTGGCACCAGTACGTCGAACTGCCGCTCGGCGACAGCGACCACGACACCTACCGGCAGGTCATGCTGCTGATCGGCAGCCTCTTCCGGCGGCTGGCGCCGGGGGACGCCGAGCGCGTCACGGTGGACGAGGACCGCGAGCGCTACATGTGGACCCGGATGCGCGAGCACCTGGCCGCGTCCGGCACCGACCCGGCGGACTGCCTGTATGTCTGCGGTGCCTTCCACGCGGCCAGCCGGGTCGCCGAATTCGGCGTCCACGGTACCGGCACCTTCGCGATCACCCCGCGCAGCGCCAGCACCTGGCAATACGGCCTCATCCCGTCCAGCCACACGGCGATCGAGGCGCAGTTCGGCCTCGCCGCGGGCTCGGTGTCGATCGCCGCGACCCAGTGGGCGAAGAATCTCAAGCGGACCCGGGTGCGGCCCTTCCGGCTCGCCGGGCAGGCGGGGGCGGGGAAGACGGCAGGGAGCGGCAGGGCGCGGCAGCCCGCGGTGCCCGCGGTGCCCGCCGCGACAGACGGCGCGATGGCCGACCGGCTCACCGGCTTCCTGCAACGCCCGCCGGTGCTCGACCAGTTGGACGAGGCCGAACTCCTGGGCTGGTCCGTCGACATCGTGCGCGCCGCCCGTCGGGCGGGCTACCTGGCCTCCACCGCCGACGCCATCGCCGTCTTCGAGACCTCGATCCTGCTGGCCGGCATGCGCGACCGGGCCAGGCCCACGCCGTACGACTTCCAGGACGCGGCGGTCACCTGCATCGAGAAGGACGCCGTGCCCGGCAGGCGCGATGTGCGCCGCCTGGTGGAGATCATGATGGGCGGCGACCGGATCGGCCAGGTCGGCTACGACGCGCTGCCGCCGCTGGCCCGCGACGTGCACGACCGGCTCGCGCCGCTCGGCCTCAGGCTCCAGCAGCGCGGTGTGCAGCGGGCCCTGCTCGACATGGCAGGCAGGCCCGAACTGTCGCACTGCTCAGACGTGTTGTGGATGCTGCGCTACCTGATGCCGCCAGGTACCGCGCGGCCGATCATGGGCGAGCGGCGCCTGGGCGAACGGCCCGTCCAGGAGTCCTGGGACGTCGCGCTCGGCACCCACCAGCGGGCCCTGATCGAGCTGGGCTACGAGGGCGTCAGCATCGAGCAGGTGCTCGAACAGCGCCTGCGGCGTACGGCCTACGGGCCGCAGGCCACCACGGCGGAGGTGCTGCGGGCCGTCGAGGACGCGACGCTGTATCTGCGCAGCCGCAGGCTCTCCGACGAGCTGGGCCAGCACGCCCTCGCGGTACTGGCGACCGAGCGCGGCGTGGACGGCGCCCCCGAGGTGCTGCGCCGGATACGCCGGCTGCTGGCCTACTACCGCACCAGCGAGCCGGTGCTGCCGGCCTGGATCGAGTCCTTCGTCACGACCGGCTACGCGCACTACTGCACGCTGCTGCCGACCGCCTTCACCGACGAGGACGCGACGGTCGGGCAGGTCGCGGCGATGCTGGGCTTCCTCTTCAGCATGGAGGGCCTGGCGCTGTCGCTGGGCTGCGACCGCACGCAGCTGGAGCTGGCCTTCGCCCAGTCGCACCCGCGGGAGCCGGCCAGGGTGGCGCTGCTGTGGGCGGCCCAGGTGCAGCTCGGGCAGCTGACCCGGGCTGATCTGCGGACCCGCTGCGACGAGCTGCTGGGCAATCCCCTGGTGATACCGGCCTATCCGCGCTATCTGAGCGGCTTCCTGCACGCGCTCGAACCGGCGCCGCAGATGGCGGACTTCGTGGTGGAGCTGGTCTCCAACGCGTTCGGCCGGCTGCCCGACCCGGTGCTGCTGCCGTGGCTGCCGACGCTGATCGGCACCCTGCGCGCCGGCGGCGCCGAGCTGGCGCCGCTGCTGATACGGGAGGCCGGGCGGATCTTCCCCGGCCGGCTCGCGGAGCTGGACGCGTGGGTGCCGCCGTGGCTGGCCGGCGACCCGGCCGCCGGGCTGCCGAAGGCCCGCACCGGCGGTGGCGGCGCGGTGCTGCTCGCCGCCCATCCGGCGGCCTGCGACGCGCTGGCGGAGCTGCTGGGCTGCGAGGGGACCTGGTCGGCGGCAGACGCCGGGCCGGGCGCGGTGCTGCTCGGCCGCCACCCGGACACGGCGACCGCGCTGGAGGCGCTGTTGACCGGGTGA
- a CDS encoding ROK family protein codes for MLTRLYLHGAASRFDLMKATGLSSATVSNVVTDLVADGLVAEAGLLDSDGGRPRTLLEVRPGYAQVVGVDIGETHVQVGLFDWTLDTVATATYPMDEGRPEPAVLAELVRAGIEEVTAKAGADPAALLGVGVGVPGAVLPDGLVHAPTLGWSDVPFDMLLRPHVPAPLHLDNCARTLGQAEMWRGAGRGAQRAIVGLLAVGVGAAVATGSPGGVTSTTSEWGHTVVEAGGALCRCGSHGCLEAYVGADAILERYGRLAGLPETPAAPRGSGRGADTEARLAALVAEAARPGPAADTVRATAEYLGIGIANLINLLGPDRVILSGWVSAAMGPAMLPAVRDATRRHTLDYLEKHTVLELGRLGPEQVALGAATLPVHGLLTAGGR; via the coding sequence GTGCTGACCAGGCTCTACCTGCACGGCGCCGCCAGCCGGTTCGACCTGATGAAGGCCACCGGGCTCAGCTCCGCCACGGTGAGCAACGTCGTCACCGACCTGGTCGCCGACGGCCTGGTCGCCGAGGCCGGACTGCTGGACTCCGACGGCGGCCGTCCTCGTACGCTGCTCGAAGTGCGCCCCGGATACGCCCAGGTGGTCGGGGTCGACATCGGCGAGACCCATGTCCAGGTCGGCCTCTTCGACTGGACCCTGGACACCGTCGCCACCGCGACCTACCCGATGGACGAGGGCCGCCCCGAACCCGCGGTGCTCGCCGAGCTGGTGCGGGCCGGCATCGAGGAGGTCACCGCGAAGGCCGGCGCCGACCCGGCCGCGCTGCTCGGCGTCGGTGTCGGGGTGCCCGGCGCCGTCCTGCCCGACGGGCTGGTGCACGCGCCGACCCTGGGCTGGTCCGACGTCCCCTTCGACATGCTGCTGCGCCCGCACGTGCCCGCGCCCCTGCACCTGGACAACTGCGCCCGCACCCTCGGCCAGGCCGAGATGTGGCGCGGCGCGGGGCGCGGCGCCCAGCGGGCCATCGTCGGCCTGCTCGCGGTCGGCGTCGGCGCCGCGGTCGCCACCGGCTCGCCCGGCGGGGTGACCAGCACCACCAGCGAGTGGGGCCACACGGTCGTGGAGGCCGGCGGAGCGCTGTGCCGCTGCGGTTCGCACGGCTGCCTGGAGGCCTACGTCGGCGCGGACGCGATCCTGGAGCGCTACGGGCGGCTGGCCGGCCTGCCGGAAACCCCCGCCGCCCCGCGAGGGTCCGGCCGCGGCGCCGACACCGAGGCGCGGCTGGCCGCGCTGGTCGCCGAGGCGGCCCGGCCGGGCCCGGCGGCCGACACGGTACGCGCCACCGCCGAATACCTCGGCATCGGGATCGCGAACCTGATCAACCTGCTCGGCCCGGACCGGGTGATCCTGTCCGGGTGGGTCAGTGCCGCCATGGGCCCGGCGATGCTGCCCGCCGTCCGCGACGCGACCCGCCGGCACACCCTGGACTACCTGGAGAAGCACACGGTGCTCGAACTGGGCAGGCTCGGCCCCGAGCAGGTCGCCCTGGGCGCGGCGACCCTCCCGGTCCACGGACTGCTCACGGCCGGCGGCCGCTGA
- a CDS encoding aldehyde dehydrogenase family protein, with protein sequence MPSRPGDGRLYIDGAFVPAASGLTGVVEEKATGRPIGSYALGSAVDIDRAVAAARAAQPGWGALSAPERSGYLRAFCGYLEAHYDELVEQSMRETGGVRAKAEDEVGTSIRQLALSAVQAGESAGDILPPYKAGKLSLSRAVPLGVLGLITPWNYPMNLAMRALAPGLAFGNTVVLKPAELTPVIGGQVLAAAADHAGLPPGVFNVVTGDGPDAGWPLARHQGLDMLDFTGSREVGLAIDRAAAGELRDIRLELGGSNAFVVLDDADVETAANCAMIASLEFQGQTCISASRHIVQRAVADDYLDALTRRAAALAVGDPFDPGTALGPLISAAQRDRVHRGIVEPSLAMGARLVTGGTYDGLFYRPTVLAGVTEAMPAFREEIFGPVIPVTVVDTEAEAIALTNGLPMLMNSVFTRDLIRGLSVAEQLQAGEVHVNDAHARHGAENQMPGFTRRQWIGLQRTPLDFPDWATAPATRES encoded by the coding sequence ATGCCCTCCCGACCCGGCGACGGCCGGCTGTACATCGACGGAGCCTTCGTGCCCGCCGCCTCCGGACTCACCGGAGTCGTCGAGGAGAAGGCGACCGGCAGGCCGATCGGCAGCTACGCGCTCGGCTCGGCCGTCGACATCGACCGGGCGGTGGCCGCCGCACGGGCCGCGCAGCCCGGCTGGGGAGCGCTCTCCGCGCCGGAGCGGTCCGGCTACCTGCGCGCCTTCTGCGGGTATCTGGAGGCGCACTACGACGAGTTGGTCGAGCAGAGCATGCGCGAGACCGGCGGCGTACGGGCCAAGGCGGAGGACGAGGTCGGCACCAGCATCCGGCAGCTCGCGCTGTCCGCGGTCCAGGCCGGCGAGAGCGCGGGCGACATCCTGCCGCCGTACAAGGCGGGCAAGCTCTCGCTGTCACGGGCGGTGCCGCTGGGGGTGCTCGGCCTGATCACCCCCTGGAACTACCCGATGAACCTGGCCATGCGCGCCCTCGCGCCCGGCCTGGCCTTCGGCAACACCGTGGTGCTCAAGCCCGCCGAGCTGACCCCGGTGATCGGCGGGCAGGTGCTCGCGGCCGCCGCCGACCACGCGGGCCTGCCGCCCGGCGTCTTCAACGTCGTCACCGGCGACGGCCCCGACGCGGGCTGGCCGCTGGCCCGCCACCAGGGCCTGGACATGCTGGACTTCACCGGTTCGCGCGAGGTCGGCCTGGCCATCGACCGCGCCGCGGCGGGGGAGTTGCGCGACATCCGCCTCGAACTGGGCGGCAGCAACGCCTTCGTGGTCCTCGATGACGCCGACGTCGAGACCGCCGCGAACTGCGCCATGATCGCCTCGCTCGAATTCCAGGGCCAGACCTGCATCAGCGCCAGCCGGCACATCGTGCAGCGCGCGGTCGCCGACGACTACCTCGACGCCCTGACCCGCCGGGCGGCGGCCCTCGCCGTCGGCGACCCCTTCGACCCGGGCACGGCGCTGGGACCGCTGATCAGCGCGGCCCAGCGGGACCGGGTGCACCGCGGCATCGTGGAACCCTCGCTGGCGATGGGCGCCCGGCTGGTGACCGGCGGCACCTACGACGGGCTGTTCTACCGGCCCACGGTGCTCGCCGGCGTGACCGAGGCGATGCCCGCCTTCCGCGAGGAGATATTCGGCCCGGTCATCCCGGTCACCGTCGTGGACACCGAGGCCGAGGCCATCGCCCTCACCAACGGCCTGCCCATGCTGATGAATTCGGTCTTCACCCGGGACCTGATCCGCGGCCTGTCCGTCGCGGAGCAGCTGCAGGCCGGCGAGGTGCACGTCAACGACGCGCACGCCAGGCACGGCGCCGAGAACCAGATGCCCGGCTTCACCCGGCGCCAGTGGATCGGCCTGCAGCGCACCCCGCTGGACTTCCCCGACTGGGCCACCGCGCCCGCCACCCGAGAGAGCTGA